In one window of Euzebya rosea DNA:
- a CDS encoding cystathionine gamma-synthase — MTQRMSDSSLERWQDAGFATRAIHAGQDPEPRTGAVAVPVFQTSTFAQPAVGEHLGWDYARSGNPTRDALEESLASLEVGRYGSAFASGSAAQDAVLRTLRPGDHVIIAPDVYGGTYRQFKRVHEPWGMDFTPVDLSDLDAVAAAWRPETRMIWVETPTNPLLNVFDIEALAAFAHERNAKVVVDNTFATPYLQQPLELGADAVVHSATKYLGGHSDVVSGGFVTRDEELAEQVAFNQNSMGAVPGPWDVFLVLRGIKTLGLRMDRACDNAQQCVEVLRSSDVVTEVLYPGLASHPGHEVATKQMRDYGAMISFRVGDEGLARRICASFEVFTLGESLGAVESLVEHPGAMTHMSVAGSPLEVPADLVRLSVGIEDAADLTADLQQALGTT; from the coding sequence GTGACGCAACGCATGAGCGACTCGAGCCTCGAACGCTGGCAGGACGCCGGCTTCGCCACCCGCGCCATCCACGCCGGACAGGATCCCGAGCCCCGCACCGGTGCGGTGGCCGTGCCCGTCTTCCAGACCTCCACCTTCGCCCAGCCCGCCGTCGGCGAGCACCTGGGCTGGGACTACGCCCGATCCGGCAACCCCACGCGTGACGCGCTGGAGGAGTCGCTGGCCTCGCTGGAGGTGGGCCGGTACGGCTCGGCCTTCGCCAGCGGATCCGCCGCACAGGACGCCGTCCTGCGCACCCTCCGACCCGGCGACCACGTCATCATCGCCCCCGACGTCTACGGCGGGACCTACCGCCAGTTCAAGCGGGTCCACGAGCCATGGGGCATGGACTTCACCCCCGTCGACCTGTCCGACCTGGACGCGGTCGCGGCGGCGTGGCGGCCCGAGACGCGGATGATCTGGGTCGAGACCCCGACCAACCCGTTGCTGAACGTCTTCGACATCGAGGCGCTTGCGGCCTTCGCGCACGAGCGCAACGCCAAGGTCGTGGTCGACAACACCTTCGCCACGCCCTACCTGCAGCAGCCGCTGGAGCTCGGTGCCGACGCCGTCGTGCACTCTGCCACCAAGTACCTGGGCGGGCACTCCGACGTGGTCTCGGGGGGCTTCGTGACCCGTGACGAGGAGCTGGCCGAGCAGGTCGCTTTCAACCAGAACTCCATGGGGGCCGTCCCCGGACCGTGGGACGTCTTCCTCGTCCTGCGCGGCATCAAGACCCTCGGCCTGCGAATGGACCGGGCCTGCGACAACGCCCAGCAGTGCGTGGAGGTGCTGCGGTCCAGCGACGTCGTCACCGAGGTGCTGTACCCGGGGCTGGCCAGCCACCCGGGCCACGAGGTCGCGACGAAGCAGATGCGCGACTACGGCGCCATGATCAGCTTCCGCGTCGGTGACGAGGGCCTGGCCCGCCGCATCTGCGCGTCCTTCGAGGTCTTCACCCTTGGTGAGTCGCTCGGTGCGGTCGAGTCGCTGGTGGAGCATCCCGGCGCGATGACCCACATGTCGGTCGCCGGGTCACCGCTGGAGGTACCCGCAGACCTGGTCCGGCTGAGCGTCGGCATCGAGGACGCCGCCGACTTGACCGCCGACCTGCAGCAGGCGCTCGGCACGACGTGA
- a CDS encoding SGNH/GDSL hydrolase family protein, giving the protein MTSAQVDPYRRQWELANRRALADEGPLLAVLGDSAAQGVGAGSPFDGWVGQLRRRLDTIDGHGWRVLNLSVSGARAHTVLDEQLPRLWRIGQPVDLVVCAVGGNDMYRSTAAQVRDRFTRLLRALPAPGTWHDHQRTVVTTLPQGLGRRRAGIANELVRTLGPRRGLEVADLWATTGPPWQGKYAEDMFHPNERGYADWVEAILGTIRPSHGSLGGDLPVALRRRPPAQVLQGELADEERPHDGGQ; this is encoded by the coding sequence GTGACCAGCGCCCAAGTGGACCCCTACCGCCGGCAGTGGGAGCTGGCGAACCGCCGCGCGCTCGCTGACGAGGGGCCGCTGCTCGCGGTGCTGGGCGACTCCGCCGCGCAGGGCGTCGGGGCCGGATCCCCGTTCGACGGCTGGGTCGGCCAGCTCCGACGGCGACTGGACACCATCGACGGCCACGGCTGGCGTGTCCTCAACCTGTCGGTCAGCGGCGCCCGCGCCCACACGGTGCTGGACGAGCAGCTGCCGCGCTTGTGGCGGATCGGCCAGCCGGTCGACCTCGTCGTCTGCGCCGTCGGCGGCAACGACATGTACCGGTCGACCGCGGCCCAGGTACGTGATCGGTTCACCCGGCTGCTGCGCGCGCTGCCCGCACCGGGCACCTGGCACGATCACCAGCGCACCGTCGTAACGACCCTGCCGCAGGGCCTCGGTCGGCGACGCGCAGGGATCGCCAACGAGCTGGTCAGGACCCTCGGTCCCCGTCGTGGCCTGGAGGTCGCGGACCTGTGGGCCACGACCGGACCGCCGTGGCAGGGCAAGTACGCCGAGGACATGTTCCACCCCAACGAGCGGGGCTACGCCGACTGGGTGGAGGCGATCCTCGGGACCATCCGTCCGTCGCACGGATCACTCGGCGGCGACCTGCCCGTCGCGCTGCGGCGCCGACCGCCAGCCCAGGTCCTCCAGGGTGAGCTCGCCGACGAGGAACGCCCTCACGACGGTGGACAGTGA
- a CDS encoding GAF and ANTAR domain-containing protein gives MGSAVDADRQIFQLLLEFAATLAGQTDARTNSAGRDGPPHTDVEGHHPGRRRALQTLVHRSTEVLDVEGIGVMLLDERNRLSVIATSDAAVGRIEEAQIGLDDGPCVDAFRTGRVVVVPDLATDDRYPRLGPLADGQGVRGVLSVPMRAHDSTIGAMNLYRSSVGRFDDGLVQLARLFADTASAHLVSAARTADATTQLAGIRRAMTTHGPVEQAKGAIMHSVGLTDRQAFELLRQHARRTRASLSTVVRAFLVGELTLEDLGWRSAPQRDGQVAAE, from the coding sequence ATGGGCAGCGCTGTTGACGCCGACCGGCAGATCTTCCAGCTCCTCCTCGAGTTCGCCGCCACGCTGGCCGGCCAGACCGACGCACGGACGAACTCCGCCGGACGCGACGGGCCCCCGCACACCGACGTGGAGGGTCACCACCCCGGCCGCCGCCGTGCCCTCCAGACGCTCGTCCACCGGTCCACGGAGGTCCTCGACGTCGAGGGCATCGGGGTGATGCTGCTCGACGAGCGCAACCGCCTGTCGGTCATCGCCACGTCCGACGCCGCGGTCGGGCGGATCGAGGAAGCCCAGATCGGCCTCGACGACGGCCCGTGCGTCGACGCCTTCCGGACCGGCCGGGTGGTCGTCGTGCCCGACCTGGCGACCGACGACCGATACCCACGCCTCGGGCCACTCGCCGACGGCCAGGGCGTCCGTGGCGTCCTCAGCGTCCCGATGCGAGCCCACGACAGCACGATCGGGGCCATGAACCTCTACCGATCCAGCGTCGGACGGTTCGACGACGGCCTCGTGCAGCTGGCGCGCCTGTTCGCCGACACGGCCAGCGCCCACCTGGTGTCGGCTGCGCGCACCGCCGACGCCACCACGCAGCTGGCCGGCATCCGACGGGCGATGACCACCCACGGCCCCGTGGAGCAGGCCAAGGGCGCGATCATGCATTCCGTCGGCCTGACCGACCGCCAGGCGTTCGAGCTGCTCAGGCAGCACGCCCGTCGCACGCGGGCGTCACTGTCCACCGTCGTGAGGGCGTTCCTCGTCGGCGAGCTCACCCTGGAGGACCTGGGCTGGCGGTCGGCGCCGCAGCGCGACGGGCAGGTCGCCGCCGAGTGA
- a CDS encoding galactosyltransferase-related protein, with product MTVAVCTIVRGRQAHLRRLLEGLRRQTDPPDQVVVAWMGGPRPTVPDGMHVDVVDAADPRTTLPLAAARNAARRGAPDADVLVFLDVDVLPSSTLVADYADRCRTTGGLWSGQVDYLPEGVPTAHDDWTEDLLDGAASPHPARTPPPVDTQLANPDLFWSLSFAMRAVDYDRLGGFDEAFVGYGGEDTDFGRRAAAAGLTLWRTAAAKGWHQHHESTSPPVQHVRDIVRNAHTFRERWGEWPMRGWLEAFDARDLVSFRPIDGILELR from the coding sequence ATGACCGTGGCGGTCTGCACGATCGTCCGGGGACGGCAGGCTCACCTCCGACGGTTGCTGGAGGGACTCCGACGACAGACCGACCCGCCCGACCAGGTCGTGGTCGCGTGGATGGGCGGTCCCCGCCCCACGGTCCCCGATGGCATGCACGTCGACGTCGTCGACGCCGCAGACCCCCGCACCACCCTTCCGCTGGCCGCCGCCCGCAACGCTGCCCGCCGCGGCGCCCCCGACGCAGACGTGCTGGTCTTCCTCGACGTCGACGTCCTCCCGTCCTCCACGCTCGTCGCGGACTACGCAGACCGGTGTCGCACCACAGGAGGGTTGTGGTCGGGCCAGGTCGACTACCTTCCGGAGGGGGTCCCCACCGCCCACGACGACTGGACCGAGGACCTGCTCGACGGGGCAGCCAGCCCGCATCCGGCCAGGACGCCACCGCCCGTCGACACCCAGCTCGCGAACCCCGACCTCTTCTGGTCGTTGTCGTTCGCCATGCGCGCCGTCGACTACGACAGGCTCGGCGGGTTCGACGAGGCCTTCGTCGGATACGGCGGGGAGGACACCGACTTCGGTCGGCGCGCGGCCGCCGCCGGGCTGACCCTGTGGCGCACCGCAGCGGCGAAGGGCTGGCACCAGCACCACGAGTCGACCTCGCCGCCCGTCCAGCACGTCCGCGACATCGTCCGCAACGCCCACACCTTCCGCGAACGCTGGGGGGAATGGCCGATGCGTGGCTGGCTCGAGGCGTTCGACGCACGAGATCTGGTTTCGTTCCGTCCCATCGATGGCATTCTCGAGCTGCGCTAG
- a CDS encoding glycosyltransferase, translating into MIGWYVHHHGSGHEARARTVVPLLDTDVATFSSRPLDIEGTTSHRLPLDVEPPATAWHAAQPTPDVLHYAPLGVDGLRRRMGTIASWAATTDPAAMVVDVSVEVTLLARLLSIPSVVVRQHGRRTDPAHRAAHEAASLLLAPYPAWLEEPWVDDDMLARTVHCGGFSRFDQRTPDHDRARADLGIGADDRVVVVLSGEGGRMGWPVHDAAAATPGWRWVVLGDVRPRPGLVTPGWVEDPWAWLCAADVIVTHAGHNAVMESVGSGRPVIVIPQDRPFDEQRHKALLLAEHEVCAVRDTWPAPTSWPALLEGSADTGSPHAQDLVDGKGALRAADAIDTFVRTTRGGCS; encoded by the coding sequence GTGATCGGGTGGTACGTCCACCACCACGGGTCGGGGCACGAGGCCCGAGCCCGCACCGTGGTGCCGCTGCTGGACACCGACGTGGCGACGTTCTCCTCACGGCCGCTGGACATCGAGGGGACAACCTCGCACCGGCTTCCCCTCGACGTCGAGCCGCCGGCAACCGCTTGGCACGCCGCCCAGCCCACCCCGGACGTCCTGCACTACGCCCCGCTGGGTGTCGACGGGCTGCGCCGACGCATGGGGACCATCGCCTCGTGGGCCGCGACCACCGATCCGGCGGCGATGGTCGTCGATGTGTCGGTCGAGGTGACGCTGCTCGCCCGGCTGCTGAGCATCCCGTCGGTCGTGGTCCGCCAGCACGGTCGTCGCACCGACCCCGCCCACCGGGCGGCCCACGAGGCCGCCAGCCTGCTGCTTGCCCCCTACCCGGCCTGGCTCGAGGAGCCGTGGGTGGACGACGACATGCTCGCTCGGACCGTCCACTGCGGCGGGTTCTCCCGGTTCGACCAGCGCACCCCCGACCACGACAGGGCGCGCGCGGACCTCGGGATCGGGGCGGACGATCGCGTGGTTGTCGTGCTGTCCGGCGAGGGTGGCCGGATGGGTTGGCCCGTCCACGACGCCGCTGCGGCCACGCCGGGGTGGCGGTGGGTCGTGCTCGGCGACGTGCGACCGCGGCCGGGCCTGGTGACGCCGGGCTGGGTGGAGGACCCCTGGGCATGGCTGTGCGCAGCCGACGTCATCGTCACCCACGCAGGTCACAACGCCGTCATGGAGTCCGTCGGGTCGGGCCGTCCCGTCATCGTCATCCCCCAGGACCGCCCGTTCGACGAGCAGCGCCACAAGGCGCTGCTGCTGGCCGAGCACGAAGTCTGCGCCGTGCGCGACACGTGGCCGGCACCGACGTCGTGGCCGGCGTTGCTGGAGGGCAGCGCGGACACGGGCAGTCCACACGCCCAGGACCTGGTCGACGGCAAGGGCGCCCTCCGCGCCGCCGACGCCATCGACACCTTCGTCCGCACCACCCGAGGAGGCTGCTCGTGA
- a CDS encoding glycosyltransferase: MVSSASARVPGVRAAAAGEPPLRIAIIASLRHGLREPHAGGLERQTADLARGLRATGNHVTVFASADADPDIGVEPIVPRETLLDLSPAARRDVSMLAEGFMVEHDAYLDLMLRLRDSDFDVVHDNSLHYIPPATADLLPMPMVKVLHTPPTPWIEAALRRDQANLHIVSVSHDNARRWPRRPRAVIHNAIDLDRFVPASQPAPDTAVWVGRVCPEKGPHHAVRAARLAGMSLEVIGPASDRTYAEEVLRPELDEHRRWIGHLDSTEVAARIARASVAFVTPRWPEPFGLVVMEALACGTPVAGYAHGALPELVDDDVAVLVEPDDIDALAAAARTASTLDRDRCRTHAVTRGSVERMTGDYLSLYRELVT; this comes from the coding sequence ATGGTCAGCTCTGCTTCTGCTCGAGTTCCAGGCGTCCGTGCGGCGGCCGCGGGTGAGCCACCCCTGCGCATCGCCATCATCGCGTCCCTGCGCCACGGGCTGCGCGAACCGCATGCGGGAGGACTGGAACGGCAGACCGCCGACCTGGCCCGTGGCCTCCGTGCAACCGGCAACCACGTGACGGTGTTCGCGAGCGCCGACGCGGATCCGGACATCGGGGTCGAGCCGATCGTGCCTCGCGAGACGCTGCTGGACCTGTCCCCCGCCGCCCGTCGTGACGTGTCCATGCTGGCGGAGGGCTTCATGGTCGAGCACGACGCCTACCTCGACCTGATGCTGCGCCTGCGCGACAGCGACTTCGACGTCGTCCACGACAACTCGCTGCACTACATCCCCCCGGCCACCGCCGACCTGCTGCCGATGCCGATGGTGAAGGTCCTGCACACCCCACCCACCCCGTGGATCGAGGCGGCGCTGCGCCGCGACCAGGCCAACCTCCACATCGTCAGCGTCAGCCACGACAACGCCCGACGATGGCCGCGCCGGCCCCGGGCGGTCATCCACAACGCCATCGACCTCGACCGGTTCGTCCCGGCGAGCCAGCCGGCCCCCGACACCGCCGTCTGGGTCGGGCGGGTGTGTCCAGAGAAGGGACCGCACCACGCCGTCCGAGCCGCACGTCTGGCGGGGATGTCGCTGGAGGTCATCGGACCGGCCAGCGACCGAACCTACGCCGAGGAGGTCCTGCGGCCCGAGCTCGACGAGCACCGTCGCTGGATCGGCCACCTCGACTCCACCGAGGTCGCGGCCCGCATCGCCCGTGCGTCGGTGGCGTTCGTGACCCCTCGCTGGCCCGAACCCTTCGGCCTGGTCGTCATGGAGGCGCTGGCCTGCGGCACCCCGGTGGCCGGCTACGCCCACGGCGCCCTCCCGGAGCTCGTGGACGACGACGTCGCGGTCCTCGTGGAGCCCGACGACATCGACGCCCTCGCGGCGGCAGCGCGCACGGCCTCGACGCTCGACCGGGATCGCTGTCGAACCCACGCGGTGACCCGCGGCAGCGTCGAGCGGATGACCGGGGACTACCTGTCGTTGTATCGGGAGCTCGTGACGTGA
- a CDS encoding GAF and ANTAR domain-containing protein: MPPTEGQIRDRKLMQVLLNFAHTMASDYSAADALDELLHQAPSLLGVDGLGVMLLDDNDDLRFVSASDDRVRLIEQLQLDYDEGPCLLAYITGTPIYADDLRQDTRFPTFGPVAVESGLAAVHSFPMRVGDTRLGALNLYRSTAGPLDESSKQLGGLFADMASSYLVSARQVDEVSRQVVGIRQALERNGVIEQAKGVLIHGHGLTADAAFDLLRHHARSTRRRVLEVAEAFMDGRLTATDLGLDSHRVIEMDRHG; encoded by the coding sequence GTGCCGCCCACCGAGGGCCAGATCCGTGACCGCAAGCTGATGCAGGTCCTGCTCAACTTCGCCCACACCATGGCGTCGGACTACTCTGCCGCGGATGCCCTTGACGAGCTGCTGCACCAAGCGCCGTCGTTGCTCGGCGTCGACGGCCTGGGCGTGATGCTGCTCGACGACAACGACGACCTCCGGTTCGTCTCGGCATCCGACGACCGGGTTCGGCTCATCGAGCAGCTGCAGCTGGACTACGACGAGGGTCCCTGCCTGCTGGCCTACATCACCGGCACGCCGATCTACGCCGACGACCTCCGCCAGGACACCCGGTTCCCGACCTTCGGACCGGTCGCGGTCGAGTCCGGCCTGGCAGCCGTCCACAGCTTCCCCATGCGCGTCGGCGACACCCGCCTCGGGGCGCTCAACCTGTACCGCTCGACCGCCGGTCCGCTCGACGAGTCCTCCAAGCAGCTCGGTGGGCTGTTCGCCGACATGGCCAGCTCGTACCTGGTCAGCGCCCGTCAGGTGGACGAGGTGTCCCGGCAGGTCGTCGGCATCCGGCAGGCCCTCGAGCGCAACGGTGTGATCGAGCAGGCCAAGGGCGTCCTGATCCACGGACACGGGCTGACCGCCGACGCGGCCTTCGACCTGCTCCGCCACCACGCCCGCAGCACCCGCCGACGGGTCCTCGAGGTCGCCGAGGCGTTCATGGATGGACGCCTGACCGCAACCGACCTCGGACTGGACAGCCATCGGGTGATTGAAATGGATCGCCACGGGTAG